The following proteins come from a genomic window of Shewanella halifaxensis HAW-EB4:
- the rapA gene encoding RNA polymerase-associated protein RapA — MPFSLGQRWISDTESELGLGTVVGVEGRMVTVLFPATGENRLFSRTEAPLTRVIYNPGDTIESHEEWSLVVTEVEEKDSLIIYHGTHSETGEQVSLRETLLNHNIRFNKPQDRLFAGQIDRLDRFNVRYQCQLLRNKLATSDLLGLQGPRVGLIPHQQWIAHEVGQRFAPRVLLADEVGLGKTIEAGLIIHQQLLTGRAERILVIVPDTLRHQWLVEMLRRFNLRFSVFDEDRCVEAYADNDNPFYTEQLVICSLDLLRKKRRLDQALDADWDLMVVDEAHHLEWSEEAPSRAYQIVEALSEEIPGVLLLTATPDQLGHQSHFARLRLLDPDRFYDYQAFLKEEDSYKDVATAADALASGESLSDESIAGLTQLLSEKDISASIALIQDDSADTDTRLQARDELLQDLLDRHGTGRVLYRNSRASVKGFPQRNLHVHPQKMPEQYVTAYRVSAMMNKHLDTNAKVRQVLSPEKIYQDFDSGSASWWKFDPRVDWLIDFLKTNRSKKVLIIASQAETALSLEEALRTREGIQATVFHEGMSIIERDKAGAYFAQETGGAQALICSEIGSEGRNFQFASNLVLFDLPLNPDLLEQRIGRLDRIGQKNDVEIHLPYLANTAQERLTEWYHQGLNAFECTCPSGHILFNEFSGELLETLLNNDETSLETLLDNTKARYQELKLAMEQGRDKLLEINSHGGERANKLVQSLADKDGDTQLIGSVIRLWDIIGVEQEDSGENAIVLHPSEHMMFPTYPGLPEDGITVTFDREMALSRDDIALITQEHPLVQTGLDLITSSETGTTSVAVLKNKALPAGTIFLELIYLADASAPKSSQLYRYLPPTPVRVLLDKNGNNLSDNVTYESFNKQLSAVNRHIASKLVNASQAILHPLFAKAETFANAELQTLTACAREKMTSQLSGELERLKALKAVNPNIRDEELSHLSEQMSELNRYLDSSKLQLDAVRLVLVSHA; from the coding sequence ATGCCGTTTTCCTTAGGTCAACGTTGGATCAGTGACACCGAATCAGAATTAGGTTTAGGTACAGTAGTTGGAGTTGAGGGCCGTATGGTCACCGTTCTTTTCCCTGCCACTGGCGAGAATAGACTGTTTTCCCGTACCGAAGCCCCGCTAACACGTGTTATCTACAACCCAGGCGACACCATTGAAAGCCACGAAGAGTGGAGTCTTGTCGTTACTGAAGTTGAAGAAAAAGATTCACTGATTATTTACCACGGCACTCATAGCGAAACTGGCGAGCAAGTTAGCCTGCGCGAAACCTTGCTGAATCACAATATCCGTTTTAATAAGCCACAAGATCGTCTGTTTGCCGGCCAGATCGACCGTCTAGACCGGTTTAATGTGCGCTATCAGTGTCAGCTACTTCGCAATAAGCTAGCCACATCAGATCTGCTTGGACTACAAGGGCCACGCGTTGGATTGATCCCACATCAACAATGGATAGCACACGAAGTGGGTCAGCGTTTTGCGCCCCGCGTATTGCTAGCCGATGAAGTGGGTCTAGGTAAAACCATTGAAGCGGGTTTGATTATCCATCAGCAATTGCTGACAGGCCGTGCCGAGCGTATCTTGGTGATTGTGCCAGACACACTTCGCCACCAGTGGTTAGTTGAGATGCTGCGCCGCTTTAACCTGCGCTTCTCGGTATTCGATGAAGACCGCTGTGTTGAAGCTTATGCCGATAACGACAACCCTTTCTATACCGAGCAGCTAGTGATCTGTTCACTGGATCTACTGCGTAAGAAGCGCCGTTTAGATCAAGCCTTAGATGCCGACTGGGATCTGATGGTAGTGGATGAAGCGCATCACTTAGAGTGGTCGGAAGAAGCACCAAGCCGTGCTTACCAAATTGTTGAAGCCTTGAGTGAAGAAATTCCAGGGGTATTACTACTTACCGCTACACCCGATCAGCTTGGTCACCAGAGCCACTTTGCTCGCCTGCGCCTGCTCGATCCTGATCGTTTCTATGACTATCAAGCCTTCTTAAAAGAAGAGGACAGTTACAAAGACGTGGCGACCGCAGCCGATGCACTAGCCAGTGGTGAGTCACTGTCGGATGAATCGATAGCAGGTTTGACACAGCTACTGTCTGAAAAAGATATCAGCGCTAGCATCGCATTAATCCAAGATGACAGCGCCGACACAGACACTCGCTTGCAAGCTCGTGACGAACTATTGCAAGACCTGCTCGACCGTCACGGTACTGGCCGCGTGCTTTACCGTAACAGCCGCGCATCGGTAAAAGGCTTCCCACAGCGTAATCTGCATGTACATCCGCAAAAGATGCCTGAGCAGTACGTTACCGCTTACCGCGTTAGCGCGATGATGAACAAGCATTTAGACACCAATGCTAAAGTTCGCCAAGTACTCAGCCCTGAGAAGATCTATCAAGATTTTGACAGCGGCAGTGCAAGCTGGTGGAAGTTCGATCCTCGCGTAGATTGGCTGATTGATTTCTTAAAGACCAACCGCAGCAAGAAAGTACTGATTATTGCTAGCCAAGCCGAGACTGCCTTGAGCCTTGAAGAGGCGTTACGTACTCGTGAAGGTATTCAAGCGACCGTCTTCCATGAAGGCATGTCGATTATCGAGCGCGATAAAGCGGGTGCTTACTTTGCTCAAGAAACGGGTGGTGCACAGGCACTTATCTGTAGCGAGATTGGTTCTGAAGGTCGTAACTTCCAATTTGCCAGTAACTTGGTGTTGTTCGATCTGCCGTTAAACCCAGATCTACTAGAGCAACGTATTGGTCGTCTCGATCGTATCGGTCAGAAGAACGATGTTGAGATCCACCTGCCTTACTTAGCAAATACGGCGCAAGAGAGATTAACCGAGTGGTATCACCAGGGCCTAAACGCTTTTGAGTGCACTTGCCCAAGTGGTCATATTCTATTTAACGAGTTCTCTGGCGAGCTGCTAGAAACCTTGCTAAATAATGATGAAACGAGTCTAGAGACGTTACTGGATAACACTAAAGCGCGCTATCAAGAGCTAAAGCTTGCGATGGAGCAAGGCCGTGACAAACTGCTTGAGATCAACTCTCATGGCGGTGAGCGTGCTAACAAGTTAGTACAAAGCCTTGCGGATAAAGATGGCGATACTCAGCTAATTGGCTCGGTAATTCGTCTGTGGGACATTATCGGTGTCGAGCAAGAAGACAGCGGCGAAAACGCGATTGTATTGCACCCGAGCGAACATATGATGTTCCCAACATACCCAGGTCTACCAGAAGATGGTATTACCGTGACCTTCGATCGTGAAATGGCGCTGTCTCGTGACGATATCGCACTGATCACTCAAGAGCACCCTCTGGTACAAACGGGTCTAGACTTAATCACCTCATCAGAAACGGGTACCACTAGCGTGGCAGTGTTGAAGAACAAGGCATTGCCAGCAGGCACCATATTCCTTGAGCTTATCTACCTAGCCGATGCGTCTGCACCTAAGTCGAGCCAGCTATACCGTTACCTGCCACCAACACCGGTTCGCGTGTTGCTGGATAAGAACGGCAATAACTTGTCTGATAATGTGACTTACGAAAGCTTTAACAAGCAGTTAAGTGCGGTGAACCGCCATATTGCCAGTAAGCTAGTCAATGCATCACAGGCGATTTTACACCCGCTGTTTGCTAAGGCTGAAACCTTTGCCAATGCCGAGCTACAGACGCTAACAGCTTGTGCGCGTGAGAAGATGACCAGCCAGTTATCGGGCGAGCTAGAGCGTTTGAAAGCCCTAAAGGCGGTTAACCCAAACATTCGTGATGAAGAGCTAAGTCACCTTAGCGAGCAGATGAGCGAACTAAACCGATACTTAGACAGCAGCAAGCTACAACTTGATGCGGTTAGACTCGTATTAGTCAGCCACGCTTAA
- a CDS encoding DUF3530 family protein, which produces MASASNADYSYLPASELKQLQVEGKDVPALLRPWLGNKQLGLTIIVPAFSERADAPGLVSNLRHELNYSGWATLALTPPSLSKAPYFVTHAEEVNKAGEQQNSVPANQEIPDFSAEQLALTQQQQRDFMLSAMAQLDSLGKSFTGKRMLIAIGNSANLVIELLETKHLPMPDILVVINPYSDIASVNKALPQKLAALSIPVLDIQSKDGSSASLATQAQRRVLSPANAPTRYSQQSLALDLSLQVAWNDSLKFIEGFANRINKAYPNR; this is translated from the coding sequence ATGGCATCGGCTTCGAACGCGGATTACAGCTATCTTCCTGCAAGCGAGCTAAAACAACTGCAGGTGGAAGGCAAAGATGTCCCTGCACTTTTACGCCCCTGGTTAGGTAACAAGCAACTCGGATTAACGATTATCGTCCCTGCTTTTTCTGAGCGAGCCGATGCACCGGGTTTGGTCAGCAATCTCAGACACGAGTTAAACTACTCTGGTTGGGCAACGCTAGCACTGACTCCCCCGAGCCTCAGTAAGGCTCCCTATTTCGTCACTCACGCCGAAGAAGTGAATAAAGCGGGTGAGCAGCAAAACTCAGTACCCGCTAATCAGGAAATACCTGACTTTAGCGCCGAACAACTGGCTCTAACTCAACAGCAGCAACGAGACTTTATGCTGAGTGCAATGGCGCAGCTCGACAGTTTAGGCAAGAGTTTTACCGGTAAGCGCATGCTTATTGCTATCGGTAACAGCGCTAACTTAGTCATAGAGTTATTAGAGACTAAGCACCTGCCGATGCCTGACATATTGGTGGTGATAAACCCATACAGCGATATAGCCTCCGTCAATAAGGCGCTACCACAAAAGCTGGCAGCACTATCTATACCCGTGCTCGATATTCAATCAAAAGATGGTAGCTCGGCATCGCTCGCGACTCAGGCGCAGCGACGAGTATTATCACCGGCCAACGCACCGACACGTTATAGCCAGCAGAGCTTAGCACTGGATCTATCACTGCAAGTTGCTTGGAATGATAGTCTTAAGTTTATTGAAGGTTTTGCTAATAGGATCAATAAAGCCTATCCAAATAGATAG
- a CDS encoding YqhA family protein — protein sequence MRELFERFLWSSRLSVMFGVLSCIIAAFVVFAMGIRDIVHMIELILGYIFSGSHAVRNDLVMVVVEILDTFLLGAVLLIFAFGLYELFISNLKHASNSEAGGKILIISSIDSLKSKLGKVILMMLIIKVFSFFTDMKPTSMLDLLYMGITVVLIAAALKLSKD from the coding sequence ATGCGCGAACTTTTTGAACGTTTTCTATGGAGCAGCCGTCTTTCGGTGATGTTTGGTGTGCTTTCTTGCATCATTGCGGCTTTCGTTGTCTTTGCCATGGGGATTAGAGATATCGTGCATATGATTGAGCTTATTCTCGGTTATATATTTAGTGGCAGCCACGCGGTGCGTAATGATCTAGTGATGGTTGTGGTTGAGATCTTAGACACTTTCCTATTAGGCGCAGTACTGCTTATTTTTGCTTTTGGTTTGTACGAGTTGTTTATCAGCAATCTTAAGCATGCGAGTAACAGTGAAGCTGGCGGTAAGATCCTTATTATTAGCAGCATCGATTCACTCAAGAGTAAGCTCGGTAAGGTGATCTTAATGATGTTGATCATTAAGGTGTTCTCTTTCTTTACCGATATGAAGCCTACCTCTATGTTAGATCTGCTTTATATGGGGATTACCGTAGTATTAATCGCGGCTGCGCTTAAGCTGAGCAAAGACTAG